The DNA region gacctattagtgaatattactaaataagTTGACACGATACAATACGATttgtttcaaattatttatgtaaatagactaaatagatttaaaattaacctgtttgacttgattaaatttaatataattttctataattattaaaattacaatatctataaaaattataaaactaactacaaatctaaaattaaaatctaaacaataaaaatatcgaaattaaaattctaaccatTTTACTTTTTGgtagaagggtataattgtagttttaactttcttaacgtgtcataacgggttgacccgttatcaacccgttaagaaATCATGTCTTAATGgttcaacccgttttgacccgaacccattaagactaaaccctaacccgctattatcgtgtcgtgttcgtgttggattAACGGGTCGTATAATAAATTGTCACCCCTACGTAGGAGCTCCTCCCTCCACTCCACCTGTCTGGTCTCCTCCTTGCTAACCCCGGAGTGgttcattatatttttatgatttaagaaacaaaaatctagttgcgaatataattatgtattaatatgtgtattaatttattataattagataaaaaataaattttattaaaaatagtattaatttaaaatttaaatataaaaaaattaatattgatacgtaaattaatacgtgattttattttaaaaaaatatattttactatgattaaaatatatacagatatataatatgtattagtGAGGCACGTGTGCCCTATTGCTAAAATTGCATGGTTACTTATCTGGTTATGTCATGAACACTCTTGtctcattaaaatttttcaaattgtatATAATGATTATGAGATCTCAATTATTATTGACAgttttttacaattattattGACAGTTACAGACGGAATTGAGATCAACGATGGTGACTTCGGAAGAACACAAGAATACCTGCGTATGATGGATCTAAGGTTGGCATAGCTACCGTGGAGActtgttggtttcttttgaaCGCGGTGGTGCTCTAAATGTGGTGGTCAGCACTTCCTATCATGGGGAGTTTTGATATCTCCCGACTCTGTTTTTGTCATTGTCTGaggaattttttaattattttgttgttcaCATCTACACATTACCGATGATTTTTTAACTTGGTTTGTTCTCGCTGccagtatgttttttttttttttactcaactatgtttttttttactcaaCTTGTATAAATTTCAACATGTCACGGACTGTGTTTGGTCTGAGTATTCATTTTTGCAATGGTTTGgggaaatttttttctcttctttagaTATTCACGTATTAGATTTTATTCTCGTATTTGGTTTCCTTTCATGTATATTGGTATGATGTTTAGATTTTAACGaatttatagaaattttaaGGTATTGTGTTTGGATTTGccttacttttatatatatgaatatcaaTTTTTTCTGAACTTGCACACATTCAAACAATACTTGCGTGGGTTTGATTTTGGTCTCATGCATATATGCGCATGatgtagttttttttctttaaatattagaaaattGGGGAGGGGGATTAAACTTAAGACTTCTTTTATGGAGACTGTGTCTCATGCCATTTGAATTACATACTCTTGACATATATGATGCAGTTaattactttataaaaattaaaatatcttgcaattagagagaggaaaaaaatgcaTATCCAAGAGATACCGAGATTCAGAAGAAGGAGAATCATTTGGAAGCCTAGAGGAAGGTTTGCGTGGAAAAGTGAAGAGTAGAAAATTAACgaagagaggaagaagataaaGGAAACGGTTTctgaaaagttaaaatcaaataaCGACAAAACAGATAGAATCATAGAATGTGGAAATACCTAAAAGTTAGTTGAGAAATTagctaaaaataagaaaataaaatagatacgataaatcatataaaattattttaatttgtgaaattatttttaaatatctaatCTGGTTACGGTTGTTTTACTCTGTTATTGTGGTGGCCATGACCGTTGGCGGATAAAACTTTTTTGACAAAGAatagtttattaatttttaccTTACCTTATAATATAGAACTTTTGTTGTCCGAATGTTGCTACTGCCCAACTCAAATAGTTTATTTATAGCTTATAATCTTCGGCTGAAAAGAAGCATTCTAAATACTGGAATGCCATGGGCCGCCAACTACCCACTTTTGATCCCTCTTTTATCGGGCACGTACAGGACCAATATGTTGACATGGGTCGTCATGTACTTCCTTGTAGGTATGACCGTCTTAAACTGCACAAAATGCGCATTCTTTATGAACTTCCTACTCTCCAACGGGCGAAAAAAGAATACACtcctataaattaaaaaaaaataaaaaaaataattaaagaaaaaaaatgtacgTATATTAAAATTGCTCGtactaaatttatttctttggaACTCTTTCGAGACAGAAAAAAACACGTACATACAGAAATGGCAGTACGCGGTAATGTGTTAGATATCAAATCATTGGGCGGTTCCAATAAGAATGGCGGTGGATCTCTAACGCCGTCCGTCCTCATGATCTGCATCGTTGCGGCTTCAGCTGGGTTGATATTTGGCTATGATATCGGCATTTCAGGTTACTCTTCGATCTCTCGATCTCCGTCTACAATCACTATGCATGCATGGGCTATTTTAGCATGACACATTTCAtgaactaaaagaaaaatgagtttttgcAATCAATTTATCACAATAAAAAGATAGTGGTACGCTAGAAACCCAAGAATTGAATCCCAATAACATCATGGCTTTCTCTTTTAGTTGCAGTAATAAATATGAGATATAAATTCTCgagtcatcttcttcttcaaaaagtTTCTCCAATTTTCTCctgtttaaatacaaaataacgATCTTTTCtctacaaaattattttgaattaatgacACGCGAAGTCAAAATTATGATGTTTGATTGCAGGAGGTGTAATAACAATGGAACCATTTCTGAAGAAATTCTTCCCATCCGTTTTACTAAAGATGCATGATGCACGGCAGAATCAGTACTGTATATTCGACAGCCAAATCCTTACGGCATTTACATCCTCATTGTACATAACTGGTCTGGTATCGTCCCTCGTAGCTGGCCGTGTTACCACGGCTACAGGGCGCAAAGGCATTTTGATTATCGGTGGCGCCGTGTTCTTGTTGGGTACGGTGCTTAATGCTGTTGCCATGGACGTGAAAATGCTCATTTTTGGTCGACTCCTTCTCGGAGTTGGGATTGGTTTCACAAATCAGGTGTGATGCAGATCTAATTTAGTGTAACTTTGTGCTCGCAATCCATTAAAATATATGTTATCAATAAAAATATGGAGAGGAAAAAGGTAGAATATAAAAATCGCTACGCTCTACCTAACTGAGTTATTCTAACGTCTGTTGTTTTGATATAGGCAGCTCCAATATACCTCTCGGAGATGGCTCCACCTAAATGGCGCGGCACGTTAAACACCGCCTTCCAGTTATTCATCGGCGCTGGAGTGATATTAGCTGCATCGATCAACCTCATGGCTGCTCATGTCGGAGACATCGGCTGGCGAGTCTCATTGGGTTGTGCCGCCATACCAGCGGCGATCATGACGGTTGGCGCGATGTTCATTCCGGACACGCCAAGTAGCCTGATCCAACGGGGCCGGGTGCAGGAAGCCCGAAAATCCCTCAACCAAGTTCGTGGTGTCGACTCCGACACTGAGGCTGAGCTGAACGAGATGATTAGCCACAATGAGGCCGCCAAAGCTGACAACCGCCAGCCCTACAAGGTCATATTCGAAAGACGGCACCGGCCCCAACTGGTACTCGCGGCGGCTATCCCGTCGTTTCAACAGTTCACGGGGATCAATGTCGTGGCTTTCTATGGGCCCGTTATGTTCCGTTCGATCGGGATTAGTAGCGACGGGGCTTTGATTGCTGCCATCATACTTAACGTCGTGAATGCTACCTCTACGCTCGTATCAACTTTTGCCGTTGACAGGTTTGGGCGCCGACTTTTGTTCTTTGAAGCTGGGGTCCAGATGATTGCCTGTGAGGTCAGTTAAGTGTTTATTATGATGATTGTAAGCAATACCAACAGTTACAATTAGCATCTTCATTGAAGAGGATTTCTCATGTTTATGATGAAGGTGGCCTTGGCATCAATATTGGCATCGGAGCTAGGGACTGCGGGAACTGCCACTTTTTCCCAGGGCGCATCAATTACTGTGCTGGTCCTGATGTGTGGCCTCTCGGCCGCATTCGGGTGGTCGTGGGGCCCGTTGACGTGGCTAGTTCCGGGGGAAATATTGCCAATGGAAATTCGACCAGCCGGCCAAGGCATAGGCATTGCCTGCAATTTTCTGTTCACCTTCATTTTGGCTCAGGTATTCGCCACCATCTTATGTCACATGAAATATGGCGTTTTCCTTTTCTACGCTGCATGGGTGTTCATAATGACCGTTTTCGTGGCGCTATTCGTACCCGAGACTAAGGGGATTAGTTTGGAATCCATGGACACAATCTGGCAAGATCATTGGTTCTGGAATCGATACGTTGACGTTGAGAAGAAGTACACGATCCCTGATGAAGAGCTATCATACCTGGCCCATCAACGTATTTCGCTGGAAAGTTGAGTTACCGAAAGAAGTACAGATCTCGTTTCAACTTCTGGGAGCAAGTTCTTCtgtttttctcttgatcttcgcTAACTAGTACTGAAGTGGTGGAAGCAGCTTGCATGCAAGTCATGACTTGTGCTAGCCATGCAAGAttctaatcatgcagagtctctGCAACTTGGGTGTTCATGAGGGCCATGGAAACAATCAATTAAGTtgaaaatatgtgatatatatcTCTAGCTAGCTCTTCCTATTTATAGCTCCATGGGATTTTATTTAGACTTTGGCCATAGAGCTTGTACGTAATTCACTCTATTCATAGTTGTCATGTTGCGTAGAAAATCTAGATCTGTTAAGATGTTGCTCTTTAATATTCAATTTGGCAAACGATCAGACTGTTAGGATTATTCATGTGTACGTCTATTCATTTGGTCTGTTTATAAATTATCTGGATTAAaggtttaattatttcattaaaattagtacgcttgtaatattaatgtttattcAAAGTTCAAACGCCTCCAGGTCCGAGGCTACCCCTTGTATCCTTTTATCTCTTATTGGTCTTCATATTTTTACCAAATCATTTTGATCTGTGGGCTTAACTAGAAGAAGGATTATTGGGAGGCATCGAATAATCTAACCTCATTTTTTGGATTagagtttatatataattagggGTGTGCGCCGACCCGACCCGAAGCGAGAGGATGATGTTCCGACCCGTTCCGAAGTCGTACTGTTCCGAACGGAATTGTTCCGTAACGCTTCCGTTACCCGATTACCCGATCTGAAATTTTTCGGATCGAAATCGGTTATTCCGTTTTGTCATGAGTTGTTGTCAAGCGGCGATGAGGCAAAGAAAACCCAGGTGATGAGGCAGAACACATAACACAGAAAGAACACAGAAAAAAGGCAAAGAAAGAGAAACGACGATGAGGCACAAAGAACACAGAAAGAACAAAGAACACagaaagaacaaagaaacaGAACACAGATCGGAGACGGAGAAGCGTCTTtccgaagaagaagaaattggtGGCTGGGAGACGGCGAGTCAGGGCTGAGATGGGCGAGTCGCGACTGTGATGCTAGGAGACGAAGAGTCGCAGAGAGGAAACTGAGAGGTGGCGGCTCAGCGTACTGCGTAGGGCGTAGTTTTCGGGAGAAATGAAGAACGAAATGCAGAGCAGCAAATGGAGGGGTTACTGGGAAGGGGGGAGAGTAAACGGCGTCGTTCGACTCATTAGCCGGTTAACGGGTAATTACCCGACCCGGTTTGTTTCAAACGGTTGGTAACTGGAATTACCCGGTTCCGACCCGTTTCTGTTTCGGTCCGATTTATTTGCATCGAAACGGGTCGGAATTtacgggtcgggtcgggttgCGGCTTAATTGTTCAcccctatatataatattctacaattgactatgtcacaattaaaactaaaattgtATACAAACTTTTGAATCAAAATTGTATATCTAAGAATTAATGGAGAACAACATTGTAAATCAATTTTTATACGCTAAATGATTCAGTCACAACGAGATCTCacaaaactaaatcaataaattgatattatttgatgtggtacgttagattataaatgtatttttattgtaaagtaaatctaatgtatcatataaaatcatgtcaatttataaatttatttttgtaaaatctttttatgactATAGCACATTTATTTTCTTACTCATATAGCATAAAAACTTATCACGTCACCATAAATTCATAACTCTAtaatttactatttaaatacCCTTTACAATCTAGACAGACATGTAATCAGTATATTAAACAACAGTGAAGGTTGCCCATGGTCGCTGCGAACTCATGTACTAGATGGTTCCACGTATTGTGGGTAGATATCTCCAAATGATTGAAAATGTTCCGAGTCAAAATTGTAATAAATCTCGATCCATTTCAAGGGCCCACATAATTGCTTGATCCATGGCCCATACTGGAATGCCCATCTCGTGAGTTTGCTTCATGGACCCTAGATTCATGAAGCAGCGACCATTTCAGTCCTCCCCGGCTCACATTTAAGTCTTATTTgtttaatcaaaattaaaaatttcatctcatctaatttcaatttatgattataatttttataaattttaatataaaatataataaataatttaaatttttcaaatttttaatataaaattaatattcaaaaattatattataataatattttattaattattatttaaaatatctcattttatcatatctcatctcatttatgtAACCAAACGGGTCTTATTTCTTTGTACATATTTTCTCTTGATTTTGGCTCGTCGCGTTATCTAATTTACGACATAATACTGTTAACACAAAATATTTACGACATAATAGGTTGAGGAAGCTGATTCAGGAgagaatagaaaattaaatttaatgggAACGGTGCAGATCGCGTAAAAGAGATGCGGATTTCATATAACCAACGGTTTAGATCTGGTAGAATTTCAGCAGGGAtctagagataatttttaaaaaaacagaaaaaagaaaaaagtgggtTGGGTTGAGAGTCTTCAGTCTCACTTTTCTTCGACCTCGTGGCGACAGTAAGAAATACGATTCGGCCAGCAGGGCAGAAAACACCCATCAGAATTGACTTTAGAATCCTTCCCAGCGAACTTTAAATTCGCAGGGAAACACTCCAAGTCTTCGATTTTGCTTCCTCACGTCATTCGAAACGCTGACTCCAGAGAAGTCTCTCACAACTCTCTTGCATTTCCATCAAACTCCATGCGTTCTTAGTTTAATCTCTGATATATATCCAGTCTTCTTCATGGCGGAGCGTGTATCCTACGGCCTCGCTCCTCGACTAGGTCGGATTTATTGGCGTGTTCTTCTTTTccagataatttatttatacggATCcgttcctctttttttttttttttttttttttttttttttttttttctttttattgttttcttgccGTGTAGAAATCTCGATGAATTTTAGTTGATTACTCTTGAGATCTCTAGGGTTTTATGAGTCGATGTTTCagtgtaaataattaattatttttttggttggaGCGAATGGAGGTTGTTATTACGACCTGTTTGGATACTTAGAAAACTACGGAAAATTGATGGGCTCAGAGggagttttttctttgttatttgactttttgtgttttgaacactttttttttttttcgttggaCTCAGCTAAGCTGGTTTTTATCAGTTGATTGGTGTAAACGGATTAGTTCCTCGAAGctagttaatatttttattataaattattttttcctctcttttgtgTTTCTGCGGCCAATAAAAGCCGGTGGAAGAGTTGCGACTTGTGAGCATGAGCGATTATAAGATGTATTTTGACCGTGCGTCTTATTGGCGAGAGTTGTTCTTTAGTACATGTCTATACTCCTCTAGTTACACTCCATGTTTCTTAACCTATTTGTACGCGTGAGCTAGAGAGCTCCATTACTCTCTCACATCCTCGCTTGCTCACTGTTTTCTGCTCTTTGACGTATAAGGACATGCATACAAACACACACAGTTcctgtaattcttttattttttttcaattagtaAATTCCTGAAGTTCTTAGATCATTGATCTCCCTTTGATAGATGTTTAccttttgcattttcttttcatgattttcttgtatctttttctaCTCCTGGATAGATGACTCTCTTGAATATGCCCTGTGTACTTGTATGCTTCTTTTGCgttgattaatgaataattttgGATCTTTGGAGTAcacttttatatttatgtttggtATGCAGATATTCAACAAATACTAGCAGAAGCCCGGTCTCGGTGGTTGCGACCAGCTGAAATTTGTGAGATTCTTCGTAATTATCAGAAGTTTCATATTCAATCAGAGCCTCCGAACAGGCCCCCAAGTATGATTCTAGCAAATAttatcaaactaattattaaataagCATCATGATTACATGCACAAAGTTTAATTATATGTGAATTCACTGGATTTATGCAACAATGTTGTCTCCCATTGAAATAAGagcttatcattttttttttcaatcctaAGTGGATGGACATAAaaaaacttgacatgacatgtaTTCCACCAAGTCAGGTGGTTCGCTATTTCTTTTTGATAGGAAGGTGTTGAGATACTTTAGAAAGGATGGACATaattggaggaagaagaaagatggaaaaaCTGTGAAGGAAGCTCATGAGAAGCTGAAGGTAAGCTTGCAAAAAAGGTCATTTACTTTTAAATGGAGTTTATATCATGTTGAtcaatttacttataaaaaagaaaggcCGTGGTGATTGACCCTCTAGGATTTGcatattttgctttatgatattGACAGGACTTGCATAATCTCTCTGTCCCATAATAAGTGTCCCCCATTGCTTTTAGTATGCACCAAAATGAGTGTCCCTTGTTCAATTGCCAATGCACTAAATTAGTTTGTATCACACGTTATTCTTAACtgtaaaaactaaaattttcaAAGTGATAAGGGTAACGGTGGAAAAATGCTATCAAGAGTGTGAGGCTGCCTtgcattttattctattttctttatcttcatGTTTTGTTGTATAGAAAAGCCATTATTTAGATAGCCATTGTATATTGAGGGATTTACTCATTTTCTCGTTTGGAGGTTTGTTTGTTGAAAAGATTAATTCTTCATATAACTCTATTAAAGTTTACCGAGGGTCTGATGGGTAACATACTTCAAGCAATTTTAGGTTGGTAGTGTTGATGTGCTGCACTGCTACTACGCTCATGGGGAAGAGAATGAAACTTTTCAAAGGCGCAGCTATTGGATGCTTGAAcagtaagtatgaactaattcatatttccttttttttaatcacgCTACCCTTAGATCCTTGTATATTATCACATTTTATTGTGTTGGTTGATTGAACCTTTCTTCTGTGTGATCTCCATATTTATAAAGCTGGTCTTCTCCTTTAGAGCCTTTACTTGCATAAGTGTGCTTCTTCTCATTGATACTTTTTCTTAGACACCAAGATTGTGAGTGTAATAGCCTTGTCAACGTGTGCACAATAGAGGTGTGGCAGTATTCATGTTCTATTTGCACTAAGGAATCTTGACCTTTACAGTAGTCTTGCCAAAAGGCctctctttgaattttttagGGTGGGTGGGTTTAAGGTTGGGGTTGGGTGTTTTTGTTTCTACGTCCTCATGCCTTAATGATAATTCTAAGCCTGGTTGTGAGATTTTTTGCAAAGCACGAGTGAACATATGCTTAAGGATTGAGTGATATGGGCTGAGTTTTTATCTTGTATTGCATGTGGAATTTGTGATGATGCTGTTTCACATTTACCACTTCCTCTCCTGTTATTTCATTTTCGGCATAATttccactttctttttttttttcttttttcttttaaa from Carya illinoinensis cultivar Pawnee chromosome 6, C.illinoinensisPawnee_v1, whole genome shotgun sequence includes:
- the LOC122314353 gene encoding sugar transport protein 5-like, producing the protein MAVRGNVLDIKSLGGSNKNGGGSLTPSVLMICIVAASAGLIFGYDIGISGGVITMEPFLKKFFPSVLLKMHDARQNQYCIFDSQILTAFTSSLYITGLVSSLVAGRVTTATGRKGILIIGGAVFLLGTVLNAVAMDVKMLIFGRLLLGVGIGFTNQAAPIYLSEMAPPKWRGTLNTAFQLFIGAGVILAASINLMAAHVGDIGWRVSLGCAAIPAAIMTVGAMFIPDTPSSLIQRGRVQEARKSLNQVRGVDSDTEAELNEMISHNEAAKADNRQPYKVIFERRHRPQLVLAAAIPSFQQFTGINVVAFYGPVMFRSIGISSDGALIAAIILNVVNATSTLVSTFAVDRFGRRLLFFEAGVQMIACEVALASILASELGTAGTATFSQGASITVLVLMCGLSAAFGWSWGPLTWLVPGEILPMEIRPAGQGIGIACNFLFTFILAQVFATILCHMKYGVFLFYAAWVFIMTVFVALFVPETKGISLESMDTIWQDHWFWNRYVDVEKKYTIPDEELSYLAHQRISLES